A genome region from Mercenaria mercenaria strain notata chromosome 11, MADL_Memer_1, whole genome shotgun sequence includes the following:
- the LOC123531060 gene encoding uncharacterized protein LOC123531060 yields the protein MIDKGMMPHNLGLDDKYSIWCKGIGGLSLRRRIQLHSQDSFLAGRDLVIIDIGSNDISIPHLSVNQFAINLTSFAAYLIQGLDVKKVAVCQIIRRDAEPFSGYNDRVIDANIAIEAAIKTTGLPIVLWKHRCGLWNPSGDIFESDGIHLSKSVGYPKYLRSIRDCIIRVSAWKLDPTYVCC from the coding sequence ATGATTGACAAAGGCATGATGCCGCATAATTTAGGTCTTGATGATAAATATTCTATATGGTGCAAGGGAATCGGTGGCCTTTCTTTACGGCGCCGCATTCAGTTGCACTCGCAGGATAGTTTCCTTGCAGGGAGGGACCTAGTCATTATTGACATTGGCTCGAACGATATATCTATTCCTCATTTGTCAGTAAATCAATTTGCAATTAACTTGACAAGTTTTGCAGCATATTTGATACAAGGTCTTGACGTTAAAAAAGTGGCTGTATGTCAAATTATTCGGAGGGACGCTGAACCTTTCAGTGGGTATAATGACCGTGTCATTGATGCAAACATTGCAATTGAGGCAGCCATTAAAACGACAGGTCTGCCAATTGTTTTATGGAAACACCGGTGTGGTTTATGGAATCCATCTGGGGATATTTTTGAGTCTGACGGCATCCATTTATCCAAGTCAGTTGGGTATCCAAAATATTTGAGGAGCATCCGGGACTGTATTATTAGGGTGTCGGCATGGAAATTGGACCCCACCTATGTGTGTTGTTGA